CCATTATCACATTGGCAATGGGTTATCATCTTTGCTCGTTTAGTATTGGCCCACTGGGTCATTTACATCTGCTTGCGTAACATATAAAATATAcctttttttcagaatttttaacTATAGATGTGGTCCTAATTAGGCCCATTAAATCTCATAAACAGGTCTGATAAGAGCCATTTGACATTGGCTGTGAATTTCTTCCCTTCTAACTAATTTCGGCATGTCTTACATATGGGACAAGTTTCTTATTGTCTGCACAGCACAATCTATGTACcacataatactccctctgtttcaggttataagacgttttgactttggtcaaagtcaaactgttttaagtttgactaagtttatagacaaatataataatatttataatactaaattagtttcatcaaatcaataattgattatattttcataataaatttgtcttgggttaaaaatgtcaCTACTTttctctataaacttggtcaaagttaaaggagtttgactttgatcaaagtcaaaacgtcttataacctgaaacggagggagtaattcataAGCCCTTACCAGGTTTCCACCTCACGACCATCAACGTACCTGCTGATAAGCCATTTTTTGGTTTGGGCATGTCAGCTCCAtcacagctgcagcagcagaagcaggcTTGAGAATGTTTCTACGTGCTCCAGATTTCAGATGACTAATTGGGGTTTCCAATTGTTTTCCTTTCATCCCTCCTGCTCGCTCCTTTCTTTCAGTTTTCTCAATCTGTCTGCGAAGTAAAGCAAGCATAAGACAAGGTTCAGTTCATTCAGTTGTATATGCCTATGATCACCATGGCATGCACATGAAAGAAGCTAACATAGAAGCTGTACAACATGCCGTGATTTGTCATATTTCACAAATATACACAAGGAATAAGGTTTCTAGGTACAAGTACAACATGTATTTGCCAGTCCTAATACATTATCAAATGAGTTAAATAATTTACTGATACTACTATGGAGGACATAGTCAGACCTCAATTATTGAATCCCAAAGCAATGTTGAGATTAGGGGAAATCCATCGTCAGAGTTGGGTAATCTCAGCAATTAGGATTTTACATGAACATGTAATTGTATCAACGGAGTCTGAGTGTCTGACCGAACtcttgattgatttttttaggCCTACCAGTGACTGATAATAGACCCTACTTGACCATTTGTTCTCTTCTGATGAAGAAAGTTGGCATACAATGAAGTATATTTCTCCACCTGAAACAAGCGAGATGGTTGTCAGAAAAGAGAATGTAATACATATACATTCAGATAATTGTCAGAAGAGAGAATGTAATACATACACATTCAGATAAAAATACTTAAGATGACAATACCAAcatgataaaagaaaaatagcagAACAGGAATTCTTAATCCAAAGATCGTTTCTCAGGGGAGAATAACTGTACATTATATTGCCTGTCTGTCTGATCATGCTGAATTCCAGTTTTAGATGTGTGCATGTAGCACTAGAAAGAAAGAGGTGTATGTCCCACATAAACTGCTTGAAGTGGCACCGTAATGAGTATAAATGGGTTACTTGGGGCTGGTAATTGTAGGTTTTCACTTCAAAGCACTTCACCAGAAGTCTCCGCATGAACAGCTTCCATTGTTAAAATGGTGAAATCTGTAGACATCTCGTAATACAATTTGTCTTCCCATGACGTCGGAAGTAAATTTCATCCAAGTGTGGCAATCGTTACATACACGAAGATTTTTAATGACTCGAAGGGGCATACAGGGAGGCAAACTCATCAACCCAAAAGTCACAGCTAACTTCTCGCTGTGCACAAGATCAGTAGGATCTCTCCCTTCTTGCTCTTTATCATGGAAGAGATGATATTTCTCTTGCTTGTATCCTACTTTGGCTACCCTATCATTTATAACAGCCAAAAAATTGTATATCTGCTCAGCCAAGGGGTGTAATCTGTCACCAACAAAGAATGCATGAACCACATTCTTTACTTCAATCCAGCTCCGGCCTGGTTCCTTTCTGACTCCTCTGTCTCTCATCATCTTTCTGACCTGATCCCTATTGGCCCACTTCTCGGTAACAGCATATGCATTTGAGAGAAGAACATATGATGCAGAATCATGAGGCTCCAATTCCAATAGATGTTTGGCTGCAAACTCTCCAACTTCTATGTTCTTGTGTACTTTACAGGCGCTGAGAAGGGTTCTCCAAACCATAGCATCAGCAGCAATTGGCATTTCCTCAATAAATTTCTTTGCACGGTCAAGTTGCCCAGCTCGTCCAAAGATATCGATAACACAAGCATAATGATCAGGCCTTGGACGAATTCCATACTCATCAGACATTGATTTGAAGTAACTAAGGCCTTCCTCCACCAATCCCACATGACTGCAAGCAGCTAAAACACCTATGAATGTAACATCATTTGGTTTAATACCTTCTTTCTTCATTtgatcaaataaatccaaaGCCTCCAAGCCACGTCCATGCTGTGAACAGCTTGTGATAATAGTATTCCATGACACCTCATTTCTCTCAGACATTTCAGAAAATTCCATCTTGGCATCCTCAAAGCTACCACACTTCCCGTACAAGGAAATCAGAGCATTTCCAACTTCAGTTTCGAAGGAATGACCTGTTTTAATAACTCTGGCATGTATTTGTTTTCCTTGTTTTATTTCTGCAAGGTTAGCTGAAGCACTAAGAGCTGATACAAATGTGAACACATTATGCTTGACACCTGATTGATCCATACGCATAAATACCTTGAGAGCTTCTTCATGTAGGCCACTTTGtgcaaaaccagataccagGCCGTTCCATGTTATCTCATCTTTATGTTCAATTTCCTCGAATGAAGAGAAAGCTTCTCTGATTCTTCCGCATCGTGCATAAAGGTTTACCAATGCATTCCAAATTGAAACATCTCCTGAATAACCAGACACATAAATCCGAGCATGAATCTGCAAGCCTTGCCTCATTGCATTGATTCCAGCGCAGCCACTTATAGCACTTGCTAGTCCTATGTTATCTGGCCAAATTCCACATTTCTGCATCTCTTTAAAAGCTGCAAGAGCGTCCTTACAACACTCATGTTGCACATATCCAGCAATCATGGAAGTCCAGGAAACCACGTCTTTCTCTTTAAGCATTTCAAGAACACGTCTTGCCTTTTCAAGCCACCCATATTTGGAATACATATCTATCAATACACCACTAACATACATATCAGACTCGAAGCCAGTTTTTACACTTAATGAATGGATCTGCTCTCCAAGGTCAATTTCTCTAGTGCAAGTGCAAGTCCTTAAAATGCATGGGTACGTGAATTGGTTAGGGCGTATACCTGCAGCCTGCATTTGACAGAATAGCTCAAAAGACTTTGCTAGATCATTGATCTGCCCAAATGCCACAAGCATCAGGTTCCAGAGTACTACGTTAGTCCTATCACTCGAATTGAAGATCACAAGGGCAGTTTCAACATCACCACATTTCACATAGAGGTCAAGGAGTGAACCTTCCATTATGTAATCCGAAGAGATGCCTGCTTTAAACAGATAGGAATGGAGTTGCGTCCCCTTTTGAAGATCACCAAGCGACGCACAAGCTGCAAGCAGACTAGAAATGGTCACACAATCAGGGCTTAACCCTGAGAACTGCATCTCCTCAAATATCTCTAAAGCATGCTCCCCATGTCCACACTGAGCATGTCCTGAGATCAACGTATTGAATGTTACTGTGTCACGGTGTGGCATGTCGCAAAATACTCTCTCTGCCAATCTGAATGATCCGCACCGCAAGTACAGCGTGATAACAGCATTCCCCACAAAGATTTCAGAGCAGAATCCGTGCTTGTAACCTTGGGCATGAATCAACCGTCCTTGCGCAAAGAGCTCCGCTTTAGTGCACGAACTCAGGACGCTAGACAGAACATAAGGTGTAGGAACAACCCCAGCTCGATGCATCTGGCGATACAGCCCGAGAGCTTCCTCCCCAAGGCCATTCTGCGCATACCCTGACAGCATTGCCACCCAGGAGACATTGTCCCTGGCAGAAAGCTCCTCAAACACCCGCCTCGCAGGCAGAACAAGCCCGTTCTTGGAGTACAGGTCAATCAGAAGGTTGCCGACGATCCTGTATTTCCCAAGACCACGCGTGACAGCCTTCGCGTGTATCTCCGGAACGACCTGCCAACGCCTGCCATTCCCCCTGCACGCGCGCAGGGCGCACGCGAAGTCGAGGGGGCCAAGACCCCCATGCTGCCTGGCCTTGTCCGCAAATAGGGAGAGGACCTTGGCTGGATCTTCATGCGCCAGGAACCCGGCGAGCGTCCTCCCGAGGGAGGCCGCTCCCCGGCGCGtcattccgtcgaacacctgGGGCGCGACACAGTGGATGGCATCTCAGCCTGCGGATCTCCAGGGCAGATGGTGCTTCACGGTGCTACGATTGCAGGAGGGAGTAATGGCATGCGTAGAAGgtaggaggcggtggtggcggcggcggcggcgaggtcgccggACGCCGGCGGAGGCAAGGTCGCCTGcttgcgccgccgcggcggaggttGTGGGAGTGGGAGGGCCGAGGGAGGTGTTAGAAACTCCGAACTGAGAGTGATGAAGATCCAATGGTTGAGATTCGGAGATGCCTCTTTAGCCCACCGACGGCTGAGATCATACtaactttgtttttcttttttccttttctaggTGACATTCTTCGGGTGTGTTTAAGaggagcaaaaagaaaaaaaaagattaagaaGAAACAAGATAAACTATTGATGCATGATTatttgagtattaattattttaaatttaaaaaattaattaatataatttttaaaaacaacttttttataaaaaaaaatatagaaaaaataccATTTAATACTTTGAAAAGCATGGGTATAGAAAACCAGCTACTTTTCTCCCGACTGCGCTTGTCTCAAAGACAACCTCGAGTTGTCTGAGCATCTGATTGATTGCTTCCTGACTCTGAAatacactactccctccgtgctAAAAATAGTCAACTTAGGAGAGGAAGTGACCACTCTTATTCGTTGTATAAGGAGGAGTCACATCTTCacctaggatttttttttttaacagagggagtaattcaGACATCTTGCACATCGTCTGAGAAAATCCAAGTACTAAAATGGCTAACTCATCAGGCATTTCTAAATTAATTATTCTATTGCAATATGCAGATTGCAGAATAAGGTGGTCACTCTATGTCACGATttattcacacacacacacgaacTAATacacaatttagaaataaaattagaaCTCGAAAACATGTAGAAATGGCACTAGATCTTCTTGATGACGAGTGTGATTCCGTTTTTCAGCTATGCGTGTTATGCTTGGGCCTCTTCACGATCATCACGGTGCAGTGCGCGTGATGGCTGCAGTAGTCGCTCACGCTCCCAAGAACAGCCCTGCAAATCAAACCGATTTGATCAAATTTCAGGCAAATTCAAAATCCAGAAGAGAATAAATCGAGTGACGGATGAACGTAACAGCTGATCCTACAAAATTTCTGCAGATTCTTACAACAAATTCCATTTCAATGATCACACTAATTATCAACTTTGGTTTTTCCCGTAACTGCTTATtgcaaattaatatttttaggTAATAAAAATAGTAACTTCTAATTGATTAATTTACCTTTTCCATGCCCCATAGCCATGGCTGCCCACAACCAGCATATCTGCATGATGCCTTTCAACTGCCTCACAGAGGATGTTCCTCGCGTCTCCCTCTAACACCTCATAGCTCGCATCGATCACCTAATCGATGAAAATTGGAGATTCTTCGAGGGTTGATCAATGCTTGATTATAGGAGATATTTTTTTCTGCTGAGTTTGGATTCAACAAGCGAAGGATTATTATATCACCTGGGAGCACATCTCCTTTGCCTTCTCAATTACTCTGGCGGCACCGCGCTTCAGATCCAATTCTAAAGTCGGCAACAGCTCCGTCGTACCTATATTTATTACAAGTCCTCACGTGAGTACGATCCCCGATTCTATAATCAATACATTCATAATGTCTAAGAGCGTACATCCAAGGTTACCTAGACCGGCAATGCCGATGACGGCGGATGCGGGGGGCTTAGAGGTGAGCAAGACGAGGTGGTACTGTTGCGGCTGGCCCAGGGCGAAGAAGTGTTTGAGCGTCCACTCGAGCGCGTAGTAGCTATGGTCGCTATCGTCGATCCCCACCAGCATCACCGGCTTTCCTCCCTTCACCATCGTCGTGATAAGCTTGGAATTGTAGGTGCCAGAATAGTGAGAGCTGAGAAGGAGGCCAGTACAGTAGATTGATGAACAGAggggggaaccagcaggggtgACACTGTATTTATTTATGTAATGAACTTAAAACTGCCTCTGTGATCAAGCCAGCGGCTGGGAGTAGTT
This genomic window from Oryza sativa Japonica Group chromosome 12, ASM3414082v1 contains:
- the LOC4352470 gene encoding pentatricopeptide repeat-containing protein At4g13650 — protein: MTRRGAASLGRTLAGFLAHEDPAKVLSLFADKARQHGGLGPLDFACALRACRGNGRRWQVVPEIHAKAVTRGLGKYRIVGNLLIDLYSKNGLVLPARRVFEELSARDNVSWVAMLSGYAQNGLGEEALGLYRQMHRAGVVPTPYVLSSVLSSCTKAELFAQGRLIHAQGYKHGFCSEIFVGNAVITLYLRCGSFRLAERVFCDMPHRDTVTFNTLISGHAQCGHGEHALEIFEEMQFSGLSPDCVTISSLLAACASLGDLQKGTQLHSYLFKAGISSDYIMEGSLLDLYVKCGDVETALVIFNSSDRTNVVLWNLMLVAFGQINDLAKSFELFCQMQAAGIRPNQFTYPCILRTCTCTREIDLGEQIHSLSVKTGFESDMYVSGVLIDMYSKYGWLEKARRVLEMLKEKDVVSWTSMIAGYVQHECCKDALAAFKEMQKCGIWPDNIGLASAISGCAGINAMRQGLQIHARIYVSGYSGDVSIWNALVNLYARCGRIREAFSSFEEIEHKDEITWNGLVSGFAQSGLHEEALKVFMRMDQSGVKHNVFTFVSALSASANLAEIKQGKQIHARVIKTGHSFETEVGNALISLYGKCGSFEDAKMEFSEMSERNEVSWNTIITSCSQHGRGLEALDLFDQMKKEGIKPNDVTFIGVLAACSHVGLVEEGLSYFKSMSDEYGIRPRPDHYACVIDIFGRAGQLDRAKKFIEEMPIAADAMVWRTLLSACKVHKNIEVGEFAAKHLLELEPHDSASYVLLSNAYAVTEKWANRDQVRKMMRDRGVRKEPGRSWIEVKNVVHAFFVGDRLHPLAEQIYNFLAVINDRVAKVGYKQEKYHLFHDKEQEGRDPTDLVHSEKLAVTFGLMSLPPCMPLRVIKNLRVCNDCHTWMKFTSDVMGRQIVLRDVYRFHHFNNGSCSCGDFW
- the LOC4352471 gene encoding universal stress protein PHOS34 isoform X2 gives rise to the protein MVKGGKPVMLVGIDDSDHSYYALEWTLKHFFALGQPQQYHLVLLTSKPPASAVIGIAGLGTTELLPTLELDLKRGAARVIEKAKEMCSQVIDASYEVLEGDARNILCEAVERHHADMLVVGSHGYGAWKRAVLGSVSDYCSHHAHCTVMIVKRPKHNTHS
- the LOC4352471 gene encoding universal stress protein PHOS34 isoform X1, whose protein sequence is MVKGGKPVMLVGIDDSDHSYYALEWTLKHFFALGQPQQYHLVLLTSKPPASAVIGIAGLGNLGCTTELLPTLELDLKRGAARVIEKAKEMCSQVIDASYEVLEGDARNILCEAVERHHADMLVVGSHGYGAWKRAVLGSVSDYCSHHAHCTVMIVKRPKHNTHS